From Plasmodium yoelii strain 17X genome assembly, chromosome: 7, one genomic window encodes:
- a CDS encoding dehydrodolichyl diphosphate synthetase, putative translates to MALNIIERIITSLLRNHTNIKHLSIIMDGNRRFAKQMGLHTSIGHYLGSKNLIHIIELCIQLNIKILSVFAFSLLNYNRSPEEIHILFYLNLFFLINEEYFLKFVKQNKIRIRVIGNLSYINEAYREIIHNTEEKTKHHDNFTLNIFFSYTSRNEMNLCKINPNLYFDSYKDLLKKRNINYSCANSNDSDKTNIQINPKIKNTQISQVQCNCGKACSLDENQIKILNYHNKLLTADLPPPDILIRTSGEQRLSDFMLYQISEFTEIYFIDDYWPLFNFLKFTYVILHYTIFRTSKNFFSYSNPCQH, encoded by the exons ATGGCTCTCAATAT aATTGAAAGAATAATAACTTCGCTCTTACGCAACCATACCAATATTAAACACTTAT CGATTATCATGGATGGAAATAGACGATTTGCAAAACAGATGGGGTTGCACACATCCATAGGCCATTACTTGGGATCGAAAAATTTAATACAT ATTATAGAATTATGTATccaattaaatataaagattTTATCAGTTTTCGCATTCTCCTTACTAAACTATAATAGAAGTCCAGAAGAAATTCATATTCTTTTTTACCtaaatcttttttttttgataaatgaagaatatttttt AAAGTTtgttaaacaaaataaaatacgaATAAGAGTTATCGGGAATTTGTCTTATATCAATGAAGCATATAGAGAAATCATACACAATACTgaagaaaaaacaaaacacCATGACAA ttttaccctcaatatatttttttcatacaCAAGTCGAAACGAAATGAACCTATGTAAAATAAACCcgaatttatattttgactCTTATAAGGACTTACTAAAAAAACGAAACATTAATTATTCCTGTGCAAATTCGAACGATTCggataaaacaaatattcaaataaatcctaaaataaaaaatacacagATTTCTCAAGTGCAATGTAATTGCGGAAAAGCTTGTTCTTTAGATGAAAATCAAATTAAAAT ATTAAATTACCACAATAAGTTGCTAACTGCCGATTTACCCCCACCAGACATTTTAATAAGAACATCAGGTGAACAAAGATTGTCTGATTTTATGTTATATCAG atatCGGAATTTACCGAAATATACTTTATTGATGATTACTGGCcgttatttaattttttgaaatttaCATACGTGATCTTACATTACACAATTTTTCGAACATccaaaaattttttttcgtaTTCAAATCCTTGCCAACACTAG
- a CDS encoding SPRY domain, putative — MEQNKENSVTTNKSAEYSNTNIKNLDEKNEANDISRFNKKRKIEPLDEDKSEIQKMHQNGDENEYVKNMEKDNKNQCLNNSYESGHEKNADKINKNNDKADKIGNNSNNEHTKRDNINVLEESKELKKENYKYYIDYRKYRNKNNVTFSTKYKDSCISLSSDKLTCYGDKGWSSVFVNNGADVGKWYYEIKIEEPVHKSNFLGYKDTILKVNPYVRVGFACRYMRYDYPIGTDKYSYCVNSKNGKIFNNSISYDCMEPIKVGDIIGCYINLKNKNSYTFDPRSDKKLYEYLQNGILCDPKNPPILKKNYGSFIFFSLNGQIKKNAFIDIYEGFYHPSVSLYMGASAKINLGPKFTYRHLNDYVPCIYMDPPIIL; from the coding sequence atggaACAAAATAAGGAAAATTCTGTAACAACAAATAAAAGTGCAGAATACAGTAACACTAACATAAAAAACttagatgaaaaaaatgaagcaAATGATATTAGTAggtttaataaaaaaaggaaaattgaACCATTAGATGAAGACAAATCAGAGATACAAAAAATGCATCAAAATGGAgatgaaaatgaatatgttaaaaatatggaaaaagaCAATAAAAATCAATGCTTAAATAATAGTTATGAATCAGGACATGAAAAAAATgcagataaaataaataaaaataatgataaagcCGATAAGATTggaaataatagtaataatgaacATACGAAAAgggataatattaatgtgtTAGAAGAAtcaaaagaattaaaaaaggaaaattataaatattatatagattatagaaaatatcgaaataaaaacaatgtGACATTTTCAACGAAATATAAAGATAGTTGTATTAGTTTAAGTAGCGATAAACTTACATGTTACGGAGATAAAGGCTGGTCTAGtgtttttgttaataatgGGGCGGATGTAGGTAAATGGtattatgaaataaaaattgaagAGCCTGTACATAAATCTAATTTCTTGGGTTATAAAGATACAATTTTAAAAGTAAACCCATATGTAAGAGTTGGATTTGCTTGTAGATATATGAGATATGATTATCCAATAGGAACTGATAAATATAGTTATTGTGTTAATagtaaaaatggaaaaatatttaataattcaaTAAGTTATGATTGTATGGAACCTATTAAAGTTGGTGATATAATTGGATGttacattaatttaaaaaataaaaatagttataCTTTTGATCCACGATCAGATAAAAAACTTTATGAATATTTACAAAATGGAATTTTATGCGATCCAAAAAACCCACCTatattaaagaaaaattatggctcttttatatttttttccttaaatggtcaaataaaaaaaaatgcatttaTTGATATTTATGAAGGATTTTATCATCCGTCGGTTAGCTTATATATGGGAGCTTCTGCTAAAATTAACTTAGGGCCAAAATTCACATATCGTCATTTAAATGATTATGTaccatgtatatatatggacCCGCcaattattttgtaa
- a CDS encoding hydrolase: protein MSQRHKVEIKDNNNKECNNSDILKESKIREMKKDNCRNESEINEKNSTNEKRTYKTIFKNIISPKNDNMDYDVKDWHDKKKKKKKKKKSKNENEIAKDEKDNNNNNDDDDEKFITYKIPKYLRKRNIKCPFIYKQVFYGKYGIVNYDLQGSNKETLVITFHGLNGTNLTFLEIQKILIRYKFQVLNFDLYGHGLSACPKYNHRNKTYGIDFFLSQTEELLTHLNLLDRNFYLIGFSMGCIIATNFAKKYIKQVKKIILISPVGALEKKPFLVKLLKIFPCIINMSSFFMLPYLISKRNFKKKKTKISNDMDSEDEASYYMYNRIMWQAFAKKNITHSILGCINNLKMWSSHEIFKEVGLHHIPVLILCGDKDNICSVHVLKNTSKLFANSHLIIFKNASHLVLVDKSREINSCVLIFFLSSNNTNLKACQHMFPVDNIET from the coding sequence ATGTCACAACGACACAAAGTTGAAATAAAAGACAATAATAACAAAGAGTGCAATAATAgtgatatattaaaagaatcAAAGATCCGAGAAATGAAGAAAGACAATTGTAGAAATGAAAGTGAAATAAACGAAAAGAATAGCACAAATGAAAAACGAACTTAcaaaacaatttttaaaaatataatttcaccaaaaaatgataatatggACTATGATGTAAAAGATTGgcatgataaaaaaaaaaaaaaaaaaaaaaaaaaaaaatcgaagAATGAGAATGAAATAGCGAAAGAtgaaaaagataataataataataatgatgatgatgatgaaaaGTTTATTACATACAAAATACCAAAATATTTAAGGAAAAGAAATATCAAATGcccatttatatataaacaagTATTTTATGGAAAATATGGTATAGTAAACTATGATCTACAAGGAAGTAATAAAGAAACTTTAGTTATAACTTTTCATGGATTAAATGGTACTAACTTAACATTTTTagaaattcaaaaaatattaattcgATATAAATTTCAAGTTCTTAATTTTGATTTATATGGGCATGGATTATCTGCATGCCCAAAATATAATCatagaaataaaacatatggtattgatttttttttatctcaaACTGAAGAATTATTAActcatttaaatttattagacagaaatttttatttgattggATTTTCTATGGGTTGTATTATTGCTACTAACtttgcaaaaaaatatattaagcaagtaaaaaaaattattttaatatcaCCTGTTGGGGCTTTAGAAAAAAAACcatttttagtaaaactattaaaaattttcCCATGCATAATTAACATGTCCTCTTTCTTTATGTTACCATATCTTATTTCAAAACgaaatttcaaaaaaaaaaaaacgaagatTTCCAATGATATGGATTCAGAAGATGAAGCATcctattatatgtataatcgAATAATGTGGCAAGCTTttgctaaaaaaaatattactcATTCTATTTTAGGATGTATTAATAACTTAAAAATGTGGAGTTCCCatgaaatatttaaagaAGTTGGCCTACATCATATACCCGTTTTAATTTTATGTGGagataaagataatatatgTAGTGTACATGTACTTAAAAATACATCTAAGCTTTTTGCTAATTCTCATCTaatcatatttaaaaatgctTCGCATCTAGTTCTTGTAGATAAAAGCAGAGAAATTAATTCATGTgttcttatatttttcctatcctcaaataatacaaatttgAAAGCATGCCAACATATGTTTCCAGTTGATAATATAgaaacataa